The following coding sequences are from one Gemmatimonadota bacterium window:
- a CDS encoding isocitrate lyase/PEP mutase family protein: MHETKRARLRDLLRTPEVTVVPEAYTVFTARLAELNGFDAIYVGGNMIAGMHLGIEDWGLVDLTELVEIGGRIARGVSVPAIVDADQGGETALNVYRSVGAYERAGIAGLHIEDTRNPKHMGQGRSELMPLQEMLVRISAAVEGRSDPDFVVIARSDSLILGPNRGDAAEAIRRGTAFAEAGADAFFCVGMRSDQVAQIAANVPIPLIALNIPVGDVRDTGLRMDIQGVQVYQAAAKLYETMILELKDEGQFGRGPDRRLAPETVAQIMGTPAYRELAERWMELRG, encoded by the coding sequence TTGCATGAGACGAAGCGCGCCAGGTTGAGAGATCTGCTCCGTACGCCGGAGGTCACGGTCGTCCCGGAGGCCTATACCGTGTTTACGGCCAGGCTCGCCGAGCTCAACGGCTTCGATGCGATCTACGTCGGTGGCAACATGATCGCCGGGATGCACCTGGGGATCGAGGACTGGGGGCTCGTCGACCTCACGGAGCTCGTAGAGATTGGCGGACGGATCGCGAGGGGCGTGTCGGTGCCGGCGATCGTCGATGCCGACCAGGGTGGTGAGACCGCCCTCAACGTGTACCGTAGTGTCGGGGCGTACGAGCGGGCCGGCATTGCGGGGCTGCACATCGAGGACACCCGCAACCCGAAGCACATGGGTCAGGGTAGGAGCGAGCTCATGCCGCTCCAAGAGATGCTCGTGCGGATTTCGGCTGCCGTCGAGGGTCGGTCGGACCCGGACTTCGTCGTCATTGCCCGGTCCGATTCCCTGATTCTGGGCCCCAATCGGGGTGACGCTGCCGAGGCGATCCGTCGCGGGACCGCCTTCGCCGAGGCTGGGGCCGACGCTTTCTTCTGCGTCGGGATGCGGAGCGATCAGGTCGCGCAGATCGCCGCCAACGTGCCGATTCCCCTCATCGCGCTGAACATCCCTGTGGGAGACGTGCGCGACACCGGCCTGCGGATGGACATCCAAGGGGTGCAGGTTTACCAGGCAGCTGCGAAGCTCTACGAGACGATGATTCTGGAGCTCAAGGACGAGGGGCAGTTCGGGCGCGGACCCGACCGCCGCCTAGCGCCGGAGACCGTGGCTCAAATCATGGGTACGCCTGCGTACCGGGAGCTCGCTGAACGATGGATGGAGCTACGAGGGTAA
- a CDS encoding FAD binding domain-containing protein — protein MKAFANQNARSLEEAVTLARQALEGGQSVSFAAGGTDLLQLMKDRVVNRPGSDLPDVLVNLKTVDGLDQVTSRGQDGVTVGGMITLDALSGHALVRDQFSVLAEAAESVATPQIRKAGTLAGNVCQRPWCWYYRNGFTCYKAGGSVCFSVRGENQLHAIFGGGPSFIVHPSDVAPALVALDASFRIVGPEGERTLSGADFFVLPRQDAEHENVLGDDEVLASVELPAPGAGVRSTFHKVMDREAWTHALVSAAVVLEMDGDVCQGARIVLGGVAPIPWRVPEAERLLAGSRVTPELAREVGTAAVAGARAMSKNAYKLPLTRQVVEQTVLSLATSA, from the coding sequence ATGAAAGCCTTTGCCAACCAGAATGCCCGAAGCCTGGAAGAAGCGGTCACACTGGCGCGGCAGGCGCTCGAGGGCGGCCAATCGGTGTCCTTCGCAGCGGGCGGCACCGATCTGCTTCAGCTCATGAAGGACAGGGTCGTGAATCGGCCGGGATCCGACCTGCCGGACGTGCTCGTGAACCTCAAGACCGTAGACGGGCTCGATCAGGTGACGTCGAGGGGGCAGGACGGAGTGACCGTAGGCGGGATGATCACGCTCGACGCGCTCAGCGGGCATGCGCTCGTTCGTGACCAATTCAGCGTGTTGGCCGAAGCCGCCGAAAGCGTCGCGACTCCCCAGATCCGCAAGGCCGGCACCTTGGCCGGAAACGTGTGTCAGCGACCCTGGTGCTGGTACTATCGCAACGGATTCACGTGCTACAAGGCGGGCGGCAGCGTGTGCTTCTCGGTGCGCGGCGAGAACCAGCTCCACGCGATCTTCGGCGGCGGACCGAGCTTCATCGTTCATCCCTCGGACGTAGCGCCTGCACTCGTCGCGCTCGACGCGAGCTTCCGGATCGTAGGGCCCGAGGGTGAGCGTACGCTGTCGGGAGCGGACTTCTTCGTGCTTCCGCGCCAGGACGCAGAACACGAGAACGTGCTCGGGGACGACGAGGTACTCGCGTCTGTCGAGCTTCCCGCACCCGGAGCTGGCGTGCGCAGCACGTTTCACAAGGTGATGGATCGCGAGGCGTGGACGCACGCGTTGGTGAGTGCCGCCGTCGTGCTGGAGATGGACGGCGACGTCTGCCAGGGCGCGAGGATTGTGCTGGGCGGCGTGGCTCCCATTCCGTGGCGCGTCCCGGAGGCAGAGAGGCTGCTGGCGGGCAGCCGCGTCACGCCGGAGCTCGCTCGCGAGGTGGGGACGGCTGCCGTGGCAGGAGCGAGGGCCATGTCGAAGAACGCATACAAGCTCCCTCTGACTCGACAAGTGGTGGAGCAGACAGTCCTGTCACTCGCCACGTCCGCCTAG
- a CDS encoding radical SAM protein translates to MVRPVYLDLPTGEIAHRAEEAVASLAECRLCPRDCAVDRLAGKWSACKTGRHAVVSSAFAHFGEEDCLRGWHGSGTIFFGHCNLRCVFCQNFDISQAIRPGPSEPGLEADQIATLMLMLQAKGCHNINFVTPEHVVPQLLEALVPAIEMGLRLPIVYNTSAYDSLESLRWMDGIVDIYMPDFKLWSAAAAKRYLMAEDYPEAARAALLEMHGQVGRLVCDERGLATRGVLVRHLVMPGLLDETRACLEWLAEQLGPGTYVNVMDQYRPAGKVSEGRFEEIGRAVTSEEFAEARRYAQSLGLRLDERWAVA, encoded by the coding sequence ATGGTCCGACCCGTATACTTGGACCTCCCCACCGGTGAGATCGCGCACCGGGCGGAAGAGGCCGTGGCCTCCCTCGCGGAATGCCGGCTGTGTCCCCGCGACTGCGCGGTCGACCGGCTGGCCGGGAAGTGGTCCGCCTGCAAGACGGGCCGTCACGCGGTGGTGAGCTCGGCGTTCGCGCACTTCGGCGAGGAAGACTGCCTGCGAGGATGGCACGGTTCCGGCACGATCTTCTTCGGCCACTGCAACCTGCGCTGTGTCTTCTGTCAGAACTTCGACATCAGCCAGGCCATACGACCGGGGCCGTCGGAGCCGGGCCTGGAGGCGGATCAGATCGCCACGCTCATGCTCATGCTGCAGGCGAAGGGCTGTCACAACATCAACTTCGTGACACCCGAGCACGTAGTGCCCCAGCTGCTCGAGGCCCTCGTGCCGGCGATCGAGATGGGGCTCCGCCTCCCGATCGTGTACAACACGTCCGCTTACGACAGCCTCGAGAGCCTCCGCTGGATGGACGGGATCGTCGACATCTACATGCCGGACTTCAAGCTGTGGTCAGCCGCCGCCGCCAAACGATACCTGATGGCTGAGGATTACCCCGAGGCCGCCCGAGCCGCGCTCCTCGAGATGCACGGACAGGTGGGGCGGCTCGTCTGCGACGAGCGTGGGCTGGCCACCCGGGGCGTGCTGGTGCGACACCTGGTGATGCCAGGCCTCCTGGACGAGACCAGGGCGTGTCTCGAGTGGTTGGCCGAGCAGTTGGGACCCGGCACGTACGTGAACGTGATGGACCAGTACCGTCCGGCGGGGAAGGTGAGCGAGGGACGCTTCGAGGAGATCGGTCGAGCCGTGACGAGCGAGGAGTTTGCCGAGGCTCGGCGCTACGCGCAGTCGCTGGGGCTACGCTTGGACGAGCGTTGGGCGGTTGCATGA
- a CDS encoding BON domain-containing protein codes for MNRRDFLQLRTRGRERVLELSCERLYMRYADARSGTGLAQEQDEVDTDPQSWDGEPPTEIVMPTTTELFAELERELSSTDVLRVLDRDWLTGGAFRQEVEARINVFRRGGGRVEFQDSSRRSMRSAPGIHLALVACLGAATALGACASDVPEAPPDDVLQERVEAAIARASDVPADSITVAVSAGVVTLTGSVVCEECGGRRTPPGFGTVQQSLGAVVRAIPGVRSVEFDLRYQRPAGPPGGAGG; via the coding sequence ATGAATCGACGAGACTTTCTCCAGCTCAGGACGCGCGGCAGAGAACGCGTCCTCGAGTTGTCGTGTGAGCGTCTCTACATGCGCTATGCGGATGCCCGGTCGGGCACCGGCCTCGCTCAGGAGCAGGACGAAGTCGACACGGACCCGCAGTCGTGGGACGGCGAGCCACCGACGGAGATCGTGATGCCCACAACCACCGAGCTCTTTGCGGAGTTGGAGCGGGAGCTGTCGAGCACAGACGTGCTCCGGGTGCTCGACCGTGACTGGCTCACCGGTGGGGCCTTCCGGCAGGAGGTCGAGGCGCGGATCAACGTCTTTCGGCGCGGCGGGGGACGCGTGGAGTTTCAGGACTCGAGTCGGCGGTCGATGAGGAGCGCACCCGGGATCCATCTCGCTCTCGTGGCCTGCTTGGGCGCCGCCACAGCCCTCGGTGCCTGCGCGTCCGACGTGCCCGAGGCTCCGCCGGACGACGTGCTACAGGAGCGGGTCGAGGCGGCTATCGCGCGCGCGTCCGACGTCCCCGCCGACTCGATCACCGTCGCGGTCAGCGCTGGGGTCGTGACCCTGACCGGCTCGGTCGTCTGCGAGGAGTGCGGAGGTCGCCGCACGCCCCCCGGCTTCGGGACGGTTCAGCAAAGCCTCGGCGCTGTCGTCCGCGCCATACCCGGCGTGCGGAGCGTCGAGTTCGATTTGCGGTATCAGCGACCCGCCGGACCGCCCGGCGGTGCGGGCGGGTAG